One segment of Candidatus Bipolaricaulota bacterium DNA contains the following:
- a CDS encoding glutamate--tRNA ligase, whose protein sequence is MTIRVRFAPSPTGYLHVGGARTALFNWLFARHNNGTFVLRIEDTDRARSTEESIAQILEAMRWLGLDWDEYYRQTDRTELHLRAAESLMAQNAAYEKDGAWWFRVPTEGETVVHDDLLGDVVYPNSQLKDFVIRRSDGSFVYNFVVVVDDADMGITHVIRGDDHLNNTPKQILLYQALGKPLPHFVHLPMILGPDRTRLSKRHGVTSVLEYRRRGFLPEALVNFLARLGWSHGDQEFFTRDELIELFSLDHIGKSASVFDEEKLHWLNQQHMKAADPGRLVELVAPFVREQGKVTEEMWSGIDRDRLTQAVERLRHRCKTLVDLARVLEIVFPVEIDREEEIELDDRQRELIEALIDAFSGMTEFTPEAVEQAMRETLAAHGAKLKDVGHACRMAVTGRRAGPGLFETIALIGRDITIARLRDLIHEE, encoded by the coding sequence ATGACGATCAGAGTGAGGTTCGCCCCCAGCCCGACCGGGTACCTGCACGTAGGTGGGGCCCGTACCGCGCTGTTCAACTGGTTGTTCGCCCGCCACAACAACGGGACGTTCGTGCTGCGCATCGAGGACACCGATCGGGCCCGTTCGACCGAGGAGTCGATCGCCCAGATCCTCGAGGCGATGCGCTGGCTCGGGCTCGACTGGGATGAGTACTACCGTCAGACCGACCGCACTGAGCTCCACCTCCGCGCGGCGGAGTCGCTGATGGCGCAGAATGCGGCGTACGAGAAGGACGGAGCGTGGTGGTTCCGCGTCCCGACCGAGGGGGAGACGGTCGTGCACGACGATCTCCTTGGGGACGTCGTCTACCCGAACTCTCAGCTCAAGGACTTCGTCATCCGCCGCTCCGACGGGAGCTTCGTGTACAACTTCGTGGTGGTGGTCGACGACGCCGATATGGGGATCACCCACGTCATCCGCGGCGACGACCACCTGAACAACACTCCGAAGCAGATCCTCCTCTATCAGGCACTCGGAAAGCCGCTCCCCCACTTCGTCCACCTCCCGATGATCCTCGGGCCGGATCGCACCCGGCTATCCAAGCGGCACGGGGTGACGTCGGTCCTCGAGTACCGCCGCCGCGGGTTCCTCCCCGAGGCGCTGGTGAACTTCCTCGCCCGCCTCGGTTGGTCGCACGGGGATCAGGAGTTCTTCACCCGCGATGAGCTGATCGAGCTGTTCTCGCTCGACCACATCGGCAAATCCGCGTCGGTGTTCGACGAGGAGAAGCTCCACTGGCTGAACCAACAGCACATGAAGGCGGCCGATCCGGGAAGGCTCGTCGAGCTCGTCGCTCCGTTCGTGCGCGAGCAGGGGAAGGTAACCGAGGAAATGTGGAGCGGGATCGATCGTGACCGTCTCACCCAGGCAGTGGAGCGGCTCCGCCACCGGTGCAAGACCCTGGTCGACCTGGCGCGGGTGCTGGAGATCGTGTTCCCGGTCGAGATCGACCGCGAGGAGGAGATCGAGCTGGACGACCGGCAGCGGGAGTTAATTGAAGCGTTAATCGATGCGTTTTCCGGGATGACCGAGTTCACCCCGGAGGCGGTGGAGCAAGCGATGCGGGAGACGCTCGCCGCGCACGGAGCAAAGCTCAAGGACGTGGGGCACGCGTGCCGGATGGCGGTCACCGGGCGGAGGGCCGGACCGGGCCTGTTCGAGACGATCGCCCTCATCGGCCGGGATATCACGATCGCGCGCCTGCGCGATTTGATCCACGAGGAGTGA
- a CDS encoding TlpA family protein disulfide reductase yields MRKFISAIFILTVFACVAAAAQADLAYDSNVLELTGLFHPQAIRLTSPPADVALPSGAAGDPGYGVIPLNGQGFPVLLYRDGDTVNLYVRLSGDGDFVPVAWTKVYTSGQHVAMFSLDVSYISGREPYALIAVWDPAYPTVLVYFRGGYRTGKVVLRDTEYKIAVLDENTDGRYDDRENGTLFIDTDRDGELLTSRDSHERFNLSEPFNIGGTVYAVKSISADGARIVIEESDTYVPEKLPLEVGFPAPDFSGTTAEGKEIALSELKGKIVLLDFWAGWCTPCLHELPNVKKIAADYAADLIVIGINLDRSEAEFERAVAENGLDYPQVFDGSDGKIAALYRVTAIPMSYLIDRDGKIVGKDLRGDALRQAVEELVHPGG; encoded by the coding sequence ATGCGGAAGTTCATCTCAGCCATCTTTATCTTGACTGTATTCGCCTGCGTTGCCGCGGCGGCACAGGCCGACCTCGCGTACGATAGCAACGTGCTTGAGCTGACCGGGCTGTTCCATCCCCAGGCGATCCGGCTTACATCCCCACCGGCGGACGTCGCGCTCCCGTCCGGCGCCGCGGGGGACCCGGGCTACGGGGTGATCCCGCTGAACGGGCAGGGATTTCCTGTCCTCTTGTACCGCGACGGGGATACCGTCAATTTATACGTGCGCCTGAGCGGGGACGGCGATTTCGTCCCGGTCGCGTGGACCAAGGTCTACACCTCGGGCCAGCACGTCGCCATGTTTTCGCTGGACGTCTCCTATATCTCCGGACGCGAGCCGTACGCGCTCATCGCGGTATGGGATCCGGCTTACCCCACGGTCCTCGTCTACTTCCGGGGCGGATACCGAACCGGGAAGGTCGTGCTCAGGGACACGGAGTACAAGATCGCTGTGCTGGACGAGAACACTGATGGGCGCTACGACGACCGCGAAAACGGGACGCTGTTCATCGATACCGATCGCGACGGCGAGCTCCTCACCAGTCGTGACTCGCACGAGCGGTTCAACCTTTCCGAACCGTTCAACATCGGCGGCACGGTGTACGCCGTGAAATCGATCAGCGCCGACGGGGCGCGTATCGTGATCGAGGAGTCCGACACCTACGTTCCGGAGAAGCTCCCGCTCGAGGTGGGATTCCCCGCCCCGGATTTCTCGGGGACGACGGCAGAGGGAAAGGAGATCGCCCTGTCCGAGCTCAAGGGGAAGATCGTGCTCCTCGACTTCTGGGCCGGGTGGTGCACTCCGTGTCTGCACGAGCTTCCGAACGTGAAGAAGATCGCCGCTGATTACGCCGCTGATCTCATCGTGATCGGGATCAACCTCGATCGCAGCGAGGCGGAGTTCGAGCGGGCGGTGGCGGAGAACGGACTCGACTATCCTCAGGTGTTCGACGGCTCCGACGGGAAGATCGCGGCCCTGTACCGGGTGACGGCGATCCCGATGAGCTACCTGATCGATCGGGACGGGAAGATCGTCGGCAAGGACCTGCGCGGGGACGCCCTCCGCCAGGCGGTGGAGGAACTGGTCCATCCGGGAGGATGA
- a CDS encoding S8 family serine peptidase — MKKRGVIAIVAVLAFLLALTGCTSLFGPQSNLSSSPQAADQAGKDYLVMMKGNRLPADFDREVTAAGGAVKEEFATIGAAVVTAKSATFVDEIAALPAVKYVLPDVKLNWLPGEDYVNVLPADQAGPAAGGVASQSIGDDEWFFNAYQWSMFAIDAPAAWDAGYTGAGVRVAVLDSGIDYTHPDLAPNVNTALSTSFVPYEPYIDDEAGHGTHVAGIIAAAHNEFGSIGVAPDAELVAVKVLDHTGSGNFSWLIQGLLYANAVGAKVINMSLGAYLPRSGFITEDGTKVGANEVAGLTSLLTRVIDYVWQNGTFVVAAAGNDAANLTGDASWISIPAESGRTVSVSATGPQGWGIDPTVSLDTPAYIYTNYGTGVDYAAPGGNVDPSLYPDGPWYYDLVFSTYPGGWAWMAGTSMASPHVAGIAALILQATPGASPNRVESILRGSSDDLGKPGRDPWYGLGRVNAAQAVK; from the coding sequence ATGAAGAAACGAGGGGTTATCGCCATCGTGGCCGTTTTGGCTTTTCTACTTGCCTTAACCGGTTGTACGTCCCTGTTCGGACCGCAGTCCAACCTTTCCTCATCCCCGCAGGCGGCCGATCAGGCAGGGAAGGATTACCTAGTGATGATGAAGGGGAACAGGCTCCCCGCCGATTTCGACCGAGAAGTGACGGCCGCTGGAGGAGCGGTGAAAGAGGAGTTCGCCACGATCGGGGCTGCGGTTGTCACCGCGAAGAGCGCAACGTTCGTGGACGAGATTGCCGCACTGCCCGCGGTTAAGTACGTCCTCCCTGATGTAAAGCTGAACTGGCTGCCGGGAGAGGATTACGTGAACGTCCTCCCGGCGGACCAGGCCGGACCGGCAGCGGGCGGGGTGGCGAGCCAGAGCATCGGGGACGATGAATGGTTCTTCAACGCCTATCAATGGAGCATGTTCGCGATCGATGCCCCCGCGGCGTGGGACGCCGGCTACACCGGAGCCGGGGTACGGGTGGCGGTCCTCGATTCCGGAATCGACTATACCCATCCCGATCTCGCTCCCAACGTGAATACCGCTCTCAGCACCTCGTTCGTCCCGTACGAGCCGTACATCGATGACGAGGCCGGACATGGAACGCACGTCGCCGGGATCATCGCTGCTGCCCACAACGAGTTCGGCTCAATCGGGGTCGCTCCGGACGCCGAGCTGGTGGCGGTGAAGGTGCTCGACCATACGGGAAGCGGAAACTTCAGCTGGCTCATTCAAGGGCTTCTCTACGCCAACGCCGTTGGGGCGAAGGTCATCAACATGAGCCTTGGGGCGTACCTCCCGCGGTCGGGGTTCATCACTGAGGATGGAACCAAGGTAGGGGCAAACGAGGTCGCCGGGTTGACCAGTCTCCTCACCCGCGTGATCGACTACGTGTGGCAAAACGGGACGTTCGTGGTGGCAGCAGCCGGGAACGATGCGGCGAATCTGACCGGCGACGCGAGCTGGATCTCCATCCCGGCCGAGTCGGGCCGCACGGTCTCCGTATCCGCGACCGGTCCGCAGGGATGGGGGATCGATCCGACGGTCAGCCTGGACACCCCGGCCTACATTTACACCAACTATGGGACCGGTGTCGATTACGCCGCCCCGGGCGGGAACGTGGATCCCTCCCTATATCCGGATGGTCCATGGTACTACGACCTCGTGTTCAGCACCTACCCCGGGGGATGGGCGTGGATGGCCGGGACGAGCATGGCCTCCCCCCACGTCGCCGGTATCGCAGCGTTGATCCTGCAGGCAACCCCGGGTGCCTCCCCGAACCGAGTGGAGAGCATTCTGCGCGGTAGCAGTGACGATCTCGGGAAGCCCGGACGGGATCCGTGGTACGGACTCGGTCGGGTGAACGCTGCCCAGGCGGTGAAGTAG
- a CDS encoding 4Fe-4S binding protein — protein sequence MRFRLTFVRRISQGFGLLLGLFGFTGIGMTHIIFPGLHCYACPLAVTVCPIGLAQNLVIYGTVPYFWVATIVAYGLIAGRGFCGWFCPFGTLNDLLSFRKVRINGIASYSKYVVLVGTIVAAWAFADTMFCKLCPVGGLEASIPYFFLGVASINRPFLVHLGTLVATLAGMAIISRFWCRYLCPMGALLSLFNRVSFLHLKLDTNRCSRCGECARACPMGLKPHEEYDTHNCIKCGECTTACPLDALELTFSPQIERPKPRAKRAFLRLGRDGD from the coding sequence ATGAGGTTCAGGTTGACGTTCGTGCGCCGGATCAGCCAGGGGTTCGGGCTCCTCCTCGGTCTGTTCGGATTCACCGGAATCGGGATGACGCACATCATCTTCCCCGGGCTCCACTGCTACGCGTGCCCACTTGCGGTCACGGTGTGCCCGATCGGGCTCGCCCAAAACTTGGTCATCTACGGGACCGTCCCCTACTTCTGGGTCGCGACGATCGTCGCCTACGGGCTCATCGCTGGGCGCGGGTTCTGCGGCTGGTTCTGTCCGTTCGGGACCCTGAACGACCTCCTCTCGTTCCGCAAGGTGCGGATCAACGGGATCGCCTCCTACTCCAAGTACGTCGTCCTCGTCGGGACGATCGTCGCCGCGTGGGCGTTCGCCGACACGATGTTCTGCAAGCTGTGCCCGGTCGGGGGGCTAGAGGCATCGATCCCCTACTTCTTCCTCGGGGTCGCCTCCATCAATCGCCCGTTCCTCGTTCACCTCGGGACCCTGGTCGCCACCCTGGCCGGGATGGCGATCATCTCCCGGTTCTGGTGCCGGTACCTGTGCCCGATGGGAGCGCTGTTGTCCCTGTTCAACCGGGTGAGCTTCCTTCACCTGAAGCTGGATACGAACCGGTGCTCCCGCTGCGGCGAGTGTGCCCGCGCCTGCCCGATGGGGCTGAAGCCGCACGAGGAATACGACACGCACAACTGCATCAAGTGCGGGGAGTGCACGACCGCCTGTCCCCTGGATGCATTAGAGCTGACGTTCTCTCCCCAGATCGAGCGCCCTAAGCCGCGGGCGAAGCGGGCCTTCCTACGGCTTGGCCGCGATGGCGATTAG